Genomic DNA from Clostridium sp. BJN0013:
CCTGCTCCTTTATTTTTTCCATATCAGCTTCCACTTCATCTACTATACAAATTTCTGATACTCCAAATACTGATTTTAATTTTTGTATACCTTTTTCAATATCATCACATTCTATAAACCATCTACCTTGATCCACTACAAAATTATACTGTATACCTTTTAGAACAGTTTTTATATTATCTTTTAACTTCTTTTCAAATTTACCTTTATTTAGTCCCTTTAAAAATATTTCTGATGCATACTTTACCAGCAACAATCTTCTCATTTATCAACTCTCCTCAAAAATTTAAAAGATCTAATTAATACATCTAAAGTATAATCTATCTCCTCTAGTGAATTATCTTCTGTAAAACTAAACCTTATAGTTCCATCTAGTTCTTCTTTTTTCAATCCTATAGCCTTCAATACATGACTATCTTTATTACTTCTTGCAGAACATGCAGATCCTGTAGAAACATATATATTTTCTTCTTCTAACAGATGAAGCAGTACCTCTCCCTTAATTCCTATAAAAGATACACTAAGCACATAAGGAGAATAGTTATCTCCTTCACTATTTATCTTAACTTTAGGCATATCCTTTAGCTTATCTATAAAATATTTTTTCAAATTATTTACTTTATTGAAATTTTTTTCTCTATTCTTATATACTTTTTCAGCTGCTTTTGTAAATCCTACAATAGATGCCAGATTTTCAGTACCTGATCTAAAACCTTTTTCCTGTCCCCCTCCACATATTAAAGGCACCGGAACAAGTCCTTTTCTAACATAAGCAATGCCAATTCCCCGGGGACCATGTATTTTATGTCCACTGGCAGATAACAAATCTATATTGCTTTTTTTTACATCTATATTATACTTTCCATATCCTTGAACTGCATCTACATGGAACTTTATTCTACTATTTCTTTCTTTTATATACTTGCCTATATATTCAATATCTTGAACAATTCCAATTTCATTATTAGTATGCATTATACTTACTATTTGAGTTTCCCTGGTAATACTTGCAGCCAGTTCTTCCAAATTTATTTCTCCCCTGTTATTTACATTTAAATAGGTAACCTTTACCCCTTGATTTTCTAACTGTCTACAGGTATTTAAAAGGCTGGGATGCTCTATTTTAGTTGTTATAAGGTGTTTACCAGGTTTTATAAAACCTTTTATTAAAAAATTATTACTTTCACTTCCTCCAGAAGTAAATATTATTTCATCCCTGCTGCAATTTATAGTACGAGCTATTATATCTCTACTCTCATTCATCTTTAATTCTGCCTTTAAACCTAAAGAATATGCAGAAGAAGGGTTACCATAATATTTCCTCATAGTATCCGCTATAGAATCTATAACTTCATCATAAGGCTTAGTAGTAGCACTGTTGTCAAGATAAACTTCCACTGTTTTCACTCCCTTTTTATATGCCAAAATAATTAAACAATATAACATATATTATCATACTTATATAAAACATAGCAAAACCTATTTTTAAAGGTTTTTATTTAGACACTTATAAATTAAATATAAAAGTAAATACTAATAGGGACAAAATCCTAAAAGCAAAGGAGATATCTTTAAATGAAGATTAAACATTTTTTATTAACTACAATATGTATTTTTTTATACATTATGATATATTATACCTCTCCTGCAAAAGCCTTTTCAGAAGACTTATTATATACAGAAAATATAAACTCCACTTCCCCTAATAAAGTAATATATCTTACCTTTGATGATGGCCCCAGTAGTACAGTTACAGGTAAAATATTGGATATCTTGAAGGAACAAAATGTAAAAGCCTCTTTTTTTATAATAGGTTATAAAATTCAAGGTAGAGAAGATTTATTACAAAGAATGTATAATGAAGGTCACAGCATAGGCCTACATACATACACCCATAAATGTAATGTAATATATTCCAGTGAAAATTCTTTTTTAGATGAGATGATAAGAACTGAAAATGAAGTAAAAAATGTTTTAGGATTTTCTCCTAAAATAATACGCTTTCCCACAGGAAGCAAAAATCATCTTACTACTTCTCTTTTAGAAAAACTACACACTGAAGGATATAAAATATATGACTGGAATCTTTCTTTGTCAGATGGTATAAACTATAGGACATCAGTTGATAAACTTTACAATGAAGCTACAAAAAAATGTGTTAATCCTGGAAAAATATTTCTATTGGCACACTGTGATGGCACTAATGAAAATACCTGCAAGGTACTTCCTAAAATAATCAAATATTATAAAAATTGCGGTTATGAATTTAAAACAATTACAAAAAATACCCCAGAATATTATTTTAGAGTGTCAAAATAAGAAGAAATTTATTTCATATTTAAAGGTTTATCTATACATTCATTTATATAGCATTAGATAAACCTTTAGATCTGTAAATGCACAAGAGTTATAAAATTAATTAATAAAATAATAGCTCAATTATTACAAAAGTCAGCGTCATGCTCTTCCTTTTCATATCCTCATATGCATTTAATTATAGTCTTCTTTTTTAAATATACCGAATGGTTTTCCTATAGGTAAAAATTCTCTTTCAAAGTGAGGATTTAATACAGTAGCCGCAGAACCATAAAAGGCTACAAGAGATGCTATTAATTCAGAAAATCCTGCTAATTTAATAGAAAATTGAGGCGCAACTCCAAAAGAATTAAGCATCAATCCAATAAACAGAAAGTTTAAAAAGAAAAAAACCGCAAATAATACTCTGTTAGCTTCAGCCGCTCCTATTGTCATAAACACAGTAAATATTAAGTATGCTAGAAATGCCACTCCTAGCTGTTTTTGATCTACTGCTCCTGCAAGACCTTGTCCAAATGTACCTGCGTCAATCATCCATGATACACCTACTGCGAACCAGAAAAATGCAAATCCACCAAATGCTGTTGCACCAAAAGTATTCTGTCTTTTAGTATCATTGATACAAGCAAATAATTGAGCAAAACCTCCTAAAAATATTGCCCAGGGAAGCACAAAAGAAGTTCCTTCAGTGATACCAAGCTTCTGCGAAGAAGCTACCAACGTTACAACAGCAAGTCCAAATAATCCTATCGCAGACGGATCACAATTGGCAATTTTAATGCTTTGTGTTTCATTTGAATTCATGATAAGTCCTCCTTATAAGTTATATTTGTAAACCGGTTACATGTTATTACCATACCATAAAATATTAAATTTGTAAAGTAATTTAGACAATTTTCAGAAATTTAGCATATAAATTTCAATAAATTCTATTTAAGCCTGTAAAAAGTTTTATGTTATGTAAAGTGAACAAAAAGTTTAAAACCCGTGATGAAATTTTAGCACTATGAAGTAAACGTTTAAAGATATATTTTAAAAAGCATTAGAATTAGAAATGAACTCAACTTGGATATGACAAAAATGAAATCTCAAATATTACAAACTATGCTTTGCAGTCATACAGGATTGTAGATAGTATTCCCATACCTGTATGCAAGTTTGGGAGGGCACATTTTCATAAAACCCTTAGAGGTTTTGGAGCTGCTTATGGTAAATATGCTTCTAAAAAGGAAACCCATCTTGGCTACAAGCTGCACATGCTGACTACACTAAATGGATTGATTTATAACCGATTTTGTTCTTACTCCTGCCAATATAGATGTGATGGTATTTGGGACCTTTTAGATCCATTCTATCAGATTGCTTTAATTAGAGATAAAGAATTAAAGAACTGGTATTTGGTTAATTAATCCAAGTATATTTTATGCCAAGGATACTCTGAACATTTTCGTTACCATAATATCCCTGATAGCTAAAATTTTTATTTAGCACAACGGGTTAAGCTAAATATTATCATTATAATAACTTACTAATTCACTGGAATAAGTTTATTCTCTCCTAAATCCCACTCATATACCTGACCACTTTTCTTATTAACATAATACCATCCTGCTGTAGCAGAATGATCTTCCATACTGTCAAATACTTGTATAACATAATAAGTTTCGTTATCCCGTATATCTTCATGATCAAATACAAATTTAGTATTTTCATTTTTAGTCTTATAATATTTAGCTGTTAACTCCACTGCTTTTTCTTTAGTAATAGTGTTGCTTTCACTATTTAAATAATCACTATTTTTACGTTCAGTATTTTTCTTATCTGCAGTATCTTCTTCTTTATCCTTAAGCTGACTTTTCAAACTTTCATCTAGTTTTTTCCTAGCCTGTTTTATATTTTTTTTTACATTATCATTATTTTTATACTTAAGAGCTTCCTCATAGGTATCTACAGCTTTTTTATACTCACTGTTTTTCATATAGCTGTTAGCTTTATCTACAAGCCTATTATATATCTTATTATGATAATATCTATAGCCACCATAGCCTATAGAACATACCAAAATAAATAAAACAATCACACATATCTTAATATATTTTCTATTCAAAATATCATCTTCCCCTAAGTATTGCATTTTATCTGAAGACTATAAGTAACTAATACTCCCATCTCCTTCAAAATGGGAGATACGTACTCCTATGCCCCTAAATAAGTTCTTCTAAGGTTCAGAAAAAGCATTCCTCATGTGCAAACTCCACCTGAACCTAAGAATCACTTGATTAAAATATTATCAGACATAAAGCTTATTTACAATCATATTATTGAATATTTCAAAATTAAAAAGTGCTAAATTTTACTTTAATCTAACACTTTTCAATTCCTTACAAAGTGAGCTAAATAATTTTTCATTCTTATTATCCAAAGCTCCATCTATAAGAGTATATAAAATTTCAGTATAAAGTTTTTCCCTTTCTTTTTTCATTAAAGGCTCTATTATATAATTCATATAATAAATGGATGACTTGCCCACATTATCTAAATTCATATTTTTTAACATACCTATATAAAATTCCAATTCTGTTATTGATATACTGAAAAACAATCTAGTTGAATCTTTTTCCACAGATATTTTTATCATTTCTTTATTAAGAAAAGTCAATTCTATACTGTTAAAGTTTTCTACTTGAAATTTTTCACTTTTATTATTTGAAGTTTTAAAGTTAGTTAAAAACTTTATATAATTTAAAAAATCTTTCTCCTCAAGTTCAAAATCATTTAATATGGTTTTAAAACCACATCTCTTTTTAAAAGAAATTTTATATTTACTATGTCCATTTATATTTTTTCTAGCTAAAATTAAAATGCTGTCTACAAACTTATCCATGGCTCTTTTAGGAATCAGCTTTATTCCATACTTAAATCCATTATGCTCTTTTCTATCAGAAACAATAAAATCACTTATATCCATAAATTTATCTCCTTTTTAAGTAATATCCGTATTTTAAATCATACTTTTCTATTATAAACGAAAAAAATCGCTTTTTGCGTTTATGCACAATATTAAAAAAGTTTAAAAAATAATCCCTTAAAACTATATTATTCTACTTATATACTTTTTTTATATTCTTTTATATTATATAATTTACTTGTAAACTTTAAGTTAATAATATTTTAAATATAAGAAGGTGGCATTTTGAAAATAACTACTTTAATAGAAGATTCTTTAGAACATAATAAAAACTTGACAAGAGAACATGGACTTTCATTTTTTATACAATATTCAAAACTCAATATACTATTTGATACAGGTAAAAGTGAAAATTTTATAAAAAACGCTAAAGATATGGATATTGATTTAAATAAAACAAATTACATTATAATAAGTCACGCCCATTATGATCATGGTAATGGATTAAAAAGTTTCACCCAAAATTTTACTATAAGGCCTAAAATAATATTAAGCAAATATTTTTTCTCCAACGGCAAAAAATACTATTATAATAAAGATAGTGTTAAAAGTGATAAAAAACTTCACTATATAGGAGTAAATTTTGATGAAAAATTTTTAAAAGAAAATTCCTTTAAAGTACAATATATAACTTCAGATGAAACAGAAATAGAAAAAGGTATTTATGTGTTTACAAATTTTAAGTCCTACTATGATTTTGAAAAACTAAATTCCAATATGAGAGTAAAGACAGATGAAAATTTTCAGATTGATAACTTTAAAGATGAAATATGTATAGGGATGGATACTCCAAAAGGACTTTTAATACTTTTAGGCTGTTCTCACCCTGGAATATTAAATATGATAAAATCCATTGAAATTAAGTCAAATAAAAATATATTTGGAATAATTGGAGGAACTCATTTAATGGAAGCTTCCAGGGATAGAATAGAAAAAACTATAGAAGAATTTAAAAAAATGAATATAGAAATATTAGGAGCTTCCCACTGTACAGGTGCTGTTGCATATTCGCAATTAAAAACCTCATGTGACAACTTTTTTGTAAATTCTACCGGTTCTTCTCTATCAATTCCTTAATCACTTATGGAATTTACTATTTACATTCCAATTAAAAAAATCAAGGTATCTGCCTTGATTTTTTAACATAACTAACCTTCATATAAATAATCTCTAGTCATAGGGATATCATTATTAAGTCCCTTTGTAAATAAAAACTGATGTATATCCATTACTCCATAATGAAAAGAAGCGGAACAAGCATTCAGATAAAGTCTCCACATTCTTATGAAACTATCGTCTTTAAGTTTTTTAATTTCCTCTACCTTATTCTCAAAATTTTCAGCCCAACATTTTAATGTCTTAAAATAATGTAATCTTAAACTCTCTGCATCTATGAGATGTAGATCATTATCTGCCATTAAACTTACTAATTGTCTTATAGATGGTATATAACCCCCCGGAAATATGTATTTCTTAATCCATTGATTTACTTCTCCCTCTTTTTGTGCTGTAATACAGTGAAGAAGTGATATACCTCTTTCTTTTAACATGGCTTTTACATCTTCCATATAAGAAGATAAATTCTGCCTCCCTACATGTTCAATCATTCCTACACTAACTATTCTGTCAAATTTACATTTTTCTTTAACTAATTCTCTATAATCCACTAATTTTACTTGAACTTTTCTCTGCAAATTATTTTCTAATATTTCCTTATTTGTCTTTTCAAATTGTTTTTTACTTAAAGTTATACCTAACGCATCTACTCCATATTTTAGGGCAGCTGTAATAATTAATTTTCCCCAACCACAGCCTATATCTAAAAGCTTTTGACCTGGTTTCAATTGAAGTTTTTTCAATATATAATTTACCTTATTTACTTGAGCCTGATGAAGTGAATCTTCTTCACTCTTAAAATATGCACAGGAATAAGTCATGGTTTCATCTAGCCAGAGACTGTAAAAATCATCACCTAAATCATAATGATATTGTACATCTTCTTTGCTTTTTTTAACATTATTTGGAAGTACTTTGTAAAGCTTTGAAAATATTTCAGCTTTATGTAAGAAACTATCTTTATTCTTATATACCGATTCTATTACTTCTCTAATATTTCCTTCAAAATCAATTAGATTATTCATATAGGCTTCTCCTATTGCAAGGAAAGGATCCGTCAAAATATCTTTTTTAGAAATATGTCCATTTATATATATCTTAAATTTTGCTTTTCCATCTCCATATTTGTCTTCCGTACCATCCCAATACCTGACCTCTACTGTATCTGAAAAAGCATTTTGTAGAAATTTCTTGAAAAATACTTTGTCTAATGCCATATTACTCCTCCTATTCTAAATACGAACATGAAAATAAATCCAATATATTTATGATAAGTTATCTGAAAATTTATATCAATTTACAAAAACTCTTAAATTTCAAGAAAAATTAAATTATACTATAAAAATACGCCTATATACCACTTATATCTTACATAACCGTAAAAATTTAATTTTATTCATCTAATTCCTGGTTTTTCTTCCTATCAGATATGTATATTTTCAAAACTTCTATTCTCTTTTCATCTATCTTTTCTACTTTGAAAATTATATTTTCATACTCTACAGTATTCTCCTCACCTTCCTTTGGAATACTTCCCAGAAGCTCTATTACAAAACCACCTATAGTATCTGAATTATCTGATTTTAATTCTAAATCTAAGAACTCATTTACCTCATATATGGATAGAAGTCCACTAACCAAATAAGTATTTTCATCCAGCTTACTTATATACTGTTCATTATCATCATATTCGTCAAATATATTACCCATTACTTCCTCAATTAAATCTTCTATGGTTACAATACCTGAAAATCCGCCATATTCATCAATTAAAATTGCCATGTGATTTTTAGTACTTTGAAGTTCCTTAAAAAGTACACCTATATTTTTATTTTCCGGCACAAAATAAGGTGTTCTAAGCAAAGGTCTTATATCTATATTATCTATAGAAGTCTTCATAATCTCCACAAATAAGTCTTTAATATAAAGTATACCTATTATATTATCTGTATCATCTTTATAGACAGGTATTCTAGAATATTTTTCTTCCATTATATCTTTAACACTATGAGAAAACACATTATCTATATCCATGCCAAATACCTCTGTTCTGGGAGTCATCACTTCCTTAGCCACTTTATCATCAAATTCAAATATCCTTTCTATCATACGCAGCTCGGACTGATTAAAAATTCCATTTTCCTGTCCAAGTTCTATAATGGATCTTATTTCTTCTTCAGATACCTTATTTTCTACATTCTCTGTACTTAAACTAAATAATTTCATAATTAAATTGGTAGAACCTGAAAGTAATTTTACAAAAGGAATCATAATCTTGTTTACAAATAAAATAGGTTTTATGAATGCCATTGCTATTATTTCTGAATGCTGCAGTGCAATCCTTTTTGGAAATAATTCTCCAAGCACAAGAGTAATATAGGATAACAATATAGTTATGACAATTACAGCTACTTTACTGCTGTATGGAATATTTATCTTATCTAAATAAACTGCAAATCTTGTTGACAGGGTAGTAGCTGCATATGCACTGGCAAAAAATCCTGCGAGAGTTATACCCACTTGTATTGTGGCTAAAAAATTACTAGGGTCATCCAATAGATTCAATATTATACGTGCCTTCTTATTTCCTTCCTCTGCCAGATAGGAAATTCTTCTTTTATTTAAAGCAACTATAGCCATTTCTACTGCTGAAAAAAATGCATTGATTACTGTAAGAATTAATATTAAAATAAGTTCTAATATTACGTTATTTTGCCAGCTCATACCCATAAACTAATGTATAACTCCCTTCATTTATTTTTAAAGGTTACATTCTTCTATTATGCCTGTTAAGCTGTAAGTTATTCTTATAATTTTATAGATTTTCAATTCACACTGCTATCTACCAATCTCCACCTTCCAGCCCTGTTCTGTTCTTCCCAAAGATAGGCATACAGTTATGTTCCGCTGATAATGCTTTTGCCACGGTAGCAGCCAAAGCCCCGTTATTTCCGGTAAGAGAATAAGTAACAACTGCAATATTCATGGTAACCTCCAAATCGTTTAATCACTTAACTTCTGCCTGCTCCAGAGCGTTTTCCACCGCCTTAAGATGTGCATTGGATGTCAGGGTCGCACCGCTGATTACGTCCACTTTTAAAGACTGGGATTTAATTACTCTGTTAAACAAATCATTAATGGAAAGCCCGTTTCTTACCTCAGATGTCTGTTTTTCATCGGCCAATGCGCCCTCAGTTACCTTGATTTTCGTAACAGCTCCCGAGGCTACGGTTACCTCAACCGCGGCGTTTCTGAAGCTGTCTTTCGTTCCGTGGTAAGCACCCGTATAGACACCGTCGCGCAGCTTTTTAAAATCTACATCAGTGATGGCCATATTTTGAAGCTCATTGCGCCCTGGAGCCGTCAAGACAACTGCTGCACCCAGTCCCAATGCAATCACACCGACAATTGACAGTATTACAATCCACACTCTAATCTTCCCCTTTCTCTTTTTGACAGTTTTCATGATATAATCTTTCCTTTCCTAAATATAGTTTACATTAATTTCGACAGAAGCCTGGAAACGCTGCCGCAATCCCTGCGTGACATATACTCTCAGCTTTTCGTCCACTAAAACTGCCTCTGCTCCCGAATATTTTTTTATCAGGGCAGTCCCTCTCTCCAGGCCGGCAACAAAGATGGCAGTGGACAATGCATCGGCGGTCATAGCACTGTTTGCCACTACTGTTACACTGACAAGTCCGGACTCTGCCGGATACCCGGTAATCGGATTCAAGATATGATGGAACCGTCTGCCTTCCTTGTCGATAAAATACCGTTCATAGTCTCCAGAAGTAACCACAGCCTTTTCGGTTACTTCGACCGCACCGAGCAGACCATTCAAACGAGGATGCCGAATACCAACAAGCCATGGCGAACCGTCAGGCTTATTGCCTAATGTTGAAACATTCCCTCCGATATTGGAAAAGGCAGATGTGACGCCATATTCTTTGAATATCTCCATGAAACGATCGCTGGCAAAGCCTTTGCCGATACCGCCCAAATCAACAGACTGTCCGGACTTTTTCAACCCTGTCGTTTTTTGAACAGTATTTAATTCCAAATCTTTGTAATTGACAAGGGGGAGAGCCATCTCTATCTTATTATTTGCAGGAGGCTCCAACGCATGCTTATAGTCCCACAAGTCCACCAGCGGGCCGACGGTAACATCGAATAACCCCTGAGAAATAACAGAACATTCAATTGCATGTAAAAGAATTTCATAAGTTTCAGGGCTGACATTTTCACATTTTATGCCTGCAGAACGGTTGATGCGGCTGATATCGCTTTCCTGCTGAAAACGGCTGAGCAAACGTTCCAGCCTTTGAGACTCATTTTGGACAGCTTTTAATGCTTCAATTGCATGCCTACCAAAAGCCTTGTGAGCCATTTCCGTGCCCATGCCTGTATGCGCGGCTTCAACCGCAGCACTTTTATCCACGAACTATCCCTCCTTCTTAAGGCTGTTACTTTCACATGTAAAGCTCAGCTTTTTGTTTATGACAATCGATAAGCTTTCTTGAAATACAAATAAGAAAGTACACATACAGGAGTAAAATAGGCACACCAAATTTCTAATACCATAACACCTAATAAATCACCGCCTGTCATATCTGCATTAAACAACCCCAGTATTGGAATTATCACGCAAGATACTGCAAAAATACCATGAATCATTAAAAGTGCTTTTAACCATTTATCCATTTTTGTTGTTACACGAATAGTAAATGCAATAAAAAATGTAGCCAAAGCCATAAAAACGTATCCTAACAAATCATAACTGAAAAACAGCCCGAAATTCTTATAATCCAATATTTGAGATGCCTGTTGGCTAAGCTGTGAAAGACGAACAGCAGTCAGCTGTGCAAAATACACCACCATGATCAATACAGCATAAACGGAAGCAAAAGCGATTGCTGAATAACTCAAGGCTTTTGTTTTTTTCTCACTATATGAGGCAAAGGAGCAGATCATCGGTACAAATCCCCAAGCTATAAACATGCTTGAAATATAGCTGCCGAAATCGCTACCGATCATCATTGACAGCGCAAATCCAAGCACAGCAGCTAACGTAATAATGGACGAGTATAGTCCTAATTTCCTGTTCAAAGATTATCTCCCTTCATATTACAAAATGAATTATTCTACTTTTAAATCACTGCATTATTTTTTACAATCGGTCAGACTTCTAATTGTAAACTCCGTGAGGTAATCCAAAACCTGCGGAAAATACTGCAGTCCGATTTCCTCTTTATGGGTTTCAACAGTAATGATTGCCGTGAAAATGGCCATAATCAACTCACAGTCAATATCACTCCTCATTTTTCCTTCAGCCTGCCATTTTTTTATTATCTCCAAAAAATCGCTATACATGAAATCAAGACGCTCCAGCCCTTTTTCTTCACGGAAATGCTGCTCTATTTTACTGAACACGTCCTTGTTATACCATTCCTTCAGGATCGGATTTGAATTCATGCCTTGTAAATTCAATGACATTATTTCTTTCACTAAACTCAGCGGATCTTGATTTAGATTAATTGATTTTAAAATACTTTTCTTAAGCTTTTCGTTTTCTTCCATGTATATCGCCATGAATAATTCCTCTTTAGAGGAGTAGTAATTATAAAACGTGCCTGTACCTATTCCCGCAGCTTTTGTAATATCGGATACATTGGTATCCTTGAAGCCTTTTGTACTGAACAGTTTCTTCCCACAATCAAATAAATCCTTTTTCGTATTTTTCAATGAATAATCCTCCAGTATGTTCTTCTATTAGTTAACGCCATTTTGCTAATTCTGTCTGGACATCAAGCGCCCCAAAAAGTCAAAAATCCGGCCTGCCAGCTTTTTAACGGGGTTCAGGGATACATTGTAATAATAATGGGACTCAAACCAGCCTTTTTCTTCGTAATGCCGATAGTCGCAATATTCATCATTGAGCATTGCTTTCATGCTTGTCCGGGACATTCTGAACATCATCAGTCTGAAAAAAGAAGGGGATGGAGGGGCTGTACGCATAAGCTCTCTGTAAAACCTTGCGGCGGTCTTTTTGATTTCATGTGAATTCTTTTCCTGCGCAGCTTTTGTGATCGGTTCCAACGTCTTTAGAACGCAGCCTTTCGTAACGCTGAATCCAAAATTTTCTCCCATACTGTCAAGGTACTTCACAATAGAGCTTCCACCGAAAATACCCTGAGTGACAATGGACGTGAAAGCCTTGCCGAAAAAACGCGGCCGATGAAAAACAAACGCAAGCCGGTCTAACAGGTTCTTCATTGACGCTGAAATATGAAAGGAATAATTAGGGGTGGCGAAAATGACTCCGTCGGAATTAGTAATTTTATCAATCAGCAAATCCCGGTCGTCCTGTATAGGACAAAATTCTTCTCCTTTATCAAAACACAGCTTGCAGCCCCTGCAGTAATCAAGCCGACAGTCCTTTAAGAAAACATACTCGAAGTTGATTTCCATGTACGCTTTCAAATTTTTCTCAAATTCACATACTGCTTCGTAAGTTGCCTGCTTACGAGCACTTCCGATAAATGCGGTAACCTTTCTCATCGCAGGCCTCCTTCCTAATCAGCAATAAGATAAACGAATATTTTATTATTCATTCATATTTTAGCATCACCTTGTTTGCCCGTCAAGCTCTATTAGGAGTTTTTAAATAACACAATTATTGATGAAAGAAGTAGACTAACA
This window encodes:
- a CDS encoding cysteine desulfurase family protein, whose product is MEVYLDNSATTKPYDEVIDSIADTMRKYYGNPSSAYSLGLKAELKMNESRDIIARTINCSRDEIIFTSGGSESNNFLIKGFIKPGKHLITTKIEHPSLLNTCRQLENQGVKVTYLNVNNRGEINLEELAASITRETQIVSIMHTNNEIGIVQDIEYIGKYIKERNSRIKFHVDAVQGYGKYNIDVKKSNIDLLSASGHKIHGPRGIGIAYVRKGLVPVPLICGGGQEKGFRSGTENLASIVGFTKAAEKVYKNREKNFNKVNNLKKYFIDKLKDMPKVKINSEGDNYSPYVLSVSFIGIKGEVLLHLLEEENIYVSTGSACSARSNKDSHVLKAIGLKKEELDGTIRFSFTEDNSLEEIDYTLDVLIRSFKFLRRVDK
- a CDS encoding polysaccharide deacetylase family protein is translated as MKIKHFLLTTICIFLYIMIYYTSPAKAFSEDLLYTENINSTSPNKVIYLTFDDGPSSTVTGKILDILKEQNVKASFFIIGYKIQGREDLLQRMYNEGHSIGLHTYTHKCNVIYSSENSFLDEMIRTENEVKNVLGFSPKIIRFPTGSKNHLTTSLLEKLHTEGYKIYDWNLSLSDGINYRTSVDKLYNEATKKCVNPGKIFLLAHCDGTNENTCKVLPKIIKYYKNCGYEFKTITKNTPEYYFRVSK
- a CDS encoding acetate uptake transporter translates to MNSNETQSIKIANCDPSAIGLFGLAVVTLVASSQKLGITEGTSFVLPWAIFLGGFAQLFACINDTKRQNTFGATAFGGFAFFWFAVGVSWMIDAGTFGQGLAGAVDQKQLGVAFLAYLIFTVFMTIGAAEANRVLFAVFFFLNFLFIGLMLNSFGVAPQFSIKLAGFSELIASLVAFYGSAATVLNPHFEREFLPIGKPFGIFKKEDYN
- a CDS encoding IDEAL domain-containing protein, which codes for MDISDFIVSDRKEHNGFKYGIKLIPKRAMDKFVDSILILARKNINGHSKYKISFKKRCGFKTILNDFELEEKDFLNYIKFLTNFKTSNNKSEKFQVENFNSIELTFLNKEMIKISVEKDSTRLFFSISITELEFYIGMLKNMNLDNVGKSSIYYMNYIIEPLMKKEREKLYTEILYTLIDGALDNKNEKLFSSLCKELKSVRLK
- a CDS encoding MBL fold metallo-hydrolase is translated as MKITTLIEDSLEHNKNLTREHGLSFFIQYSKLNILFDTGKSENFIKNAKDMDIDLNKTNYIIISHAHYDHGNGLKSFTQNFTIRPKIILSKYFFSNGKKYYYNKDSVKSDKKLHYIGVNFDEKFLKENSFKVQYITSDETEIEKGIYVFTNFKSYYDFEKLNSNMRVKTDENFQIDNFKDEICIGMDTPKGLLILLGCSHPGILNMIKSIEIKSNKNIFGIIGGTHLMEASRDRIEKTIEEFKKMNIEILGASHCTGAVAYSQLKTSCDNFFVNSTGSSLSIP
- a CDS encoding class I SAM-dependent methyltransferase; protein product: MALDKVFFKKFLQNAFSDTVEVRYWDGTEDKYGDGKAKFKIYINGHISKKDILTDPFLAIGEAYMNNLIDFEGNIREVIESVYKNKDSFLHKAEIFSKLYKVLPNNVKKSKEDVQYHYDLGDDFYSLWLDETMTYSCAYFKSEEDSLHQAQVNKVNYILKKLQLKPGQKLLDIGCGWGKLIITAALKYGVDALGITLSKKQFEKTNKEILENNLQRKVQVKLVDYRELVKEKCKFDRIVSVGMIEHVGRQNLSSYMEDVKAMLKERGISLLHCITAQKEGEVNQWIKKYIFPGGYIPSIRQLVSLMADNDLHLIDAESLRLHYFKTLKCWAENFENKVEEIKKLKDDSFIRMWRLYLNACSASFHYGVMDIHQFLFTKGLNNDIPMTRDYLYEG
- a CDS encoding hemolysin family protein — translated: MGMSWQNNVILELILILILTVINAFFSAVEMAIVALNKRRISYLAEEGNKKARIILNLLDDPSNFLATIQVGITLAGFFASAYAATTLSTRFAVYLDKINIPYSSKVAVIVITILLSYITLVLGELFPKRIALQHSEIIAMAFIKPILFVNKIMIPFVKLLSGSTNLIMKLFSLSTENVENKVSEEEIRSIIELGQENGIFNQSELRMIERIFEFDDKVAKEVMTPRTEVFGMDIDNVFSHSVKDIMEEKYSRIPVYKDDTDNIIGILYIKDLFVEIMKTSIDNIDIRPLLRTPYFVPENKNIGVLFKELQSTKNHMAILIDEYGGFSGIVTIEDLIEEVMGNIFDEYDDNEQYISKLDENTYLVSGLLSIYEVNEFLDLELKSDNSDTIGGFVIELLGSIPKEGEENTVEYENIIFKVEKIDEKRIEVLKIYISDRKKNQELDE
- a CDS encoding FMN-binding protein — encoded protein: MKTVKKRKGKIRVWIVILSIVGVIALGLGAAVVLTAPGRNELQNMAITDVDFKKLRDGVYTGAYHGTKDSFRNAAVEVTVASGAVTKIKVTEGALADEKQTSEVRNGLSINDLFNRVIKSQSLKVDVISGATLTSNAHLKAVENALEQAEVK